A window of Nitratireductor kimnyeongensis genomic DNA:
ACACCGCGCTCGTTTCGGTGATCGGCCTCGCCGATATCCTGCGCCAGACCGGCATTGCCGCACGCGTCACAAAGGAAGCTTTCCTGTTCTTTGGGATAGCCTGCCTGCTTTATCTCGTGTTGGCCATGCTATCCTCAATCGTGCTCGGAATGATCGAGAACTGGACCAAACGTCATGGAGTCCAGCGATGAGTGTCGAAACACAAGCAGCAGTCGAGCGTCCGCCCGTCATCAAACAGGGTTGGACGCGCGCCCGCATGATCGGCGTGGTCCTGCTTGCGATCTGGGCAGCACTAGGTCTTGCTGTTCTGGGCTTCATGATCAACAGCTGGGACCCGGACATTTTCACCCGCTACGCGCCGCGCTACCTCTCAGGCCTGTGGATCACCGTCCAGCTTGTCGTCGTTTCAGTGTTCCTGGGCGCAATCCTTTCCGTGCCCATCGCTCTTGGGCGCTCCTCGAAGAACAAGCTGGTCGGCACCCTCGCCTACGCCTATGTCTACTTTTTCCGTGGAACCCCTCTGCTCGCCCAGACCTTCCTGGTCTACTACGGCCTCGGTTCATTCAGACCGGAACTCCAGGCTGTCGGATTGTGGACGTTCTTCCGGGAAGCCTGGTACTGCGCCGTCTTCGCTTTCACGCTCAACACTGCCGCCTACCAGGCAGAGATCCTGCGCGGAGCCATCGAAAGCGTCGGCAAGGGCCAATGGGAAGCGGCGGCGGCAATGGGCCTGTCCAGATTTCAAACCGCGCGAAAAATCATCCTCCCGCAGGCGCTTATTGTCGCGCTCAGGCCCTATGGCAATGAGATCATACTGATGATCAAGGGATCGGCCATCGTCGCTATCATCACGGTCTATGACCTGATGGGCGAGACACGCCGCGCCTACGCACGCACCTTCGATTTCCAAACTTACATCTGGGCGGCGATCATCTATCTTGGCCTCGTCGAGATCCTCCGCAACGCCGTTGATTGGATCGAACGTCGAATTACCAAGCATTTGAAGCGCTGACGCGCGCAACACAGCATACAAGGGAGAAGGTTTCGAAATGGCGGAAGTCGCATTCATCGGACTCGGGGTCATGGGATATCCGATGGCCGCACATCTTCAGAACAAGGGCGGTCATGCGGTTACCGTGTACAATCGCACGGCAGCGAAGGCCGAGAGCTGGGTCAAGGAGCATGGAGGCGCGTACGCGCCGACACCGCGGGAAGCAGCGATCGACAAGGATTTCGTCTTCGCCTGTGTGGGCAATGACGACGATCTTCGCTCGGTGACGCTCGGCGAAGATGGCGCCTTCCAGAGCATGAAGCAGGGCGCGGTCTTTATCGACAACACCACAGCGTCGCCAGAGGTTGCGCGCGAGCTCGCCGACGAGGCGAAGAAGCGTGGCTTCGCTTTCATCGACGCACCCGTCTCAGGTGGACAGGCCGGTGCGGAAAATGGCGTCCTGACCGTGATGTGCGGCGGCGAAGAGGCAGTCTTTGACAAGGCCAAACCGGTGATCGAAACCTTTGCACGTATGGTTGGCCTGATGGGTCCGGCCGGCGCGGGGCAATTGACGAAAATGATCAACCAGATCTGCATCGCAGGGCTGGTGCAAGGGCTTGCCGAAGGCATTCACTTTGGCCAGAAGGCCGGACTCGATATCGAGAAAGTCGTCGACGTCATCTCCAAGGGAGCGGCCGGCTCCTGGCAGATGGAGAACCGTCACAAGACCATGAGTGAAGGGAAATACGACTTCGGCTTCGCGGTTGACTGGATGCGCAAGGATCTGGGCATTTGCCTGGCAGAGGCTGATCGCAACGGCGCCAGCCTGCCCGTCACCGCGCTGGTGGATCAGTTTTACAAGGATATACAGAAAATGGGCGGAAATCGCTGGGATACGTCGTCCTTGCTCGCCCGGCTTGCGAAATAGGAGCCGATAATGACCAGGCGATGCGCGGCATGTCTGGCAGCAGCACTTGCTGCTCTGCCCGCATCGGTCTGTTCCACTTCAACGGCTAACGGTTCCGGAATTCCCGAGCACTCGGAAGGCGTTCCTCTGATCACATGGAGCGATCTTGCCTCGCCCGCTCCTGTGGAGAAACGAAACACTCGCTCAGCCGATCTCAGAGGGCAGACTGTCAGCCTCTCCGGCTTTCTTCTAGCTGCCGACTTGGAAGGTGAGCTTGTCTATTCCTTCATCCTGGTGGCCCGCCGTGGTGCGTGCAGCCACATGCAGCAACCATCTCCCGATCAGGTCGTCCGAGTCGTTCCGTCGACCCCGTACCGGTTGAGCTCCAACTATGAGCCAGTAACAATAACCGGCTCTCTCCAGTCCGGACATGAAAAAACTCAGCTTTTCATTCTCGACGGCCCAGCGATTATAGAGTCGGCCTACACGATGCGGCGTGCAACGGTCACTCCAAACAAGAGTTCGCCGGCACAGCGGACGCCCTTCTTCGGCAATCCCTGGCATCGTGTCGTGAACGACGACGAATAGCCTGCTCAGCCACCATTGCCGCCGCCTGAATCCTTGTCCAGTACAAGATAGTCGAGCGGCAGTTCGGTCGTGTATTTGATCTGCTCCATGGCGAATGTGGATGACACATCGCGGATTTCGATCTTCGCGATCAGCTTCTTGTAAAATGCATCATAGGCGGCGATGTCCGGCACCACGACACGAAGCAGATAGTCCACCTCGCCACTCATCCGGTAAAACTCGACAACCTCGGGAAATTGCTGGATCACCTCGGAGAAACGCTTCAACCATTCGTGGCTGTGCATGTTGGTGCGGATCGAGACGAAAACGTTGACCCGGGCATTGACCCTTTCCGGATCAAGCACCGCGACGCGCCGGCGAATGACGCCTTCTTCCTCCAGCTTCTGGATACGCCTCCAGCACGGCGTGGTGGAGAGCCCGACCTTTTTTGCCACATCGGCTACGGCAAGGGTGGAATTTTCCTGCAGCAAACGCAGGATCTTGCGATCAAGGCGGTCCATAATCAACTCCGAGGAAAATGATTTCCTAAAATGACAAGAGATCGCGCTGGCAACAAGAAATTTTTTGCCCGTATCGAACGATACTCAATCGGATATTCCTCATTTTTCGGAAAGAAGCCGATGAATTTCCTCACGCAGCACCGGCAATAATTCGCGTTCAAACCAGGGATTCTTTTTTAGCCACCCTGTGTTGCGCCATGAAGGATGAGGCAGCGGCAAAACGCGGGGGCGCAGGTCCAGCGAGATCAGGCGACGCCAGTCAAGCACGGTTTCGGTCAGGGTCCTGGATTTCTCGAACCCGAGGTGCCAGGCTTGTGCATACTGCCCGATGACGAGAACAAGCTCGATCTGCGGCATTGCCGCCATCAGTTGCGCCCGCCATGCCGGTGCACACTCGCGACGGGGCGGCAGATCCCCGCCTTTGGCATCAAGACCCGGGAAGCAAAATCCCATCGGCGCAATGGCAAAGCAGGCGGGGTCATAAAATTGAGACCGCTCCACCTGAAGCCAGTCCCGCAAGCGATCCCCGGACCGATCGTCGAATGGCAGACCCGAGGCGTGGACCCGCGTCCCCGGTGCCTGCCCGGCAATGAGGATGCGAGCCTTTTTCGACCCTACCACAACAGGGCGGGGCTCATGCGGCAGAGGGGCGCCCATCGGTTGCTCGACGCAAATCCGGCAACTGCGAATTCGCGCCAGCAATGGTTCAAGTTGCGGCTTCTGCACGTCGGGCCTCTCAGGCCTTCGCGCTCGGGCGGCCGGCGACGGTGTGATACCAGCGCATCAAATGATCGAGCCCATCCGGCACTGACAGGCGTGCAAGCTTCATGAAATCGATGCTGACAAGCCCGGTAATGTCGGCGATTGAGTAAACTTCACCCGCAATGAATGGACGGTCGGCCAACGCCTTATTGAGATAGTCAAGAAATTCCAGAGCCTTGGGTTTGTTTGCTTCCCCCCATTCCGCAATCTGCGGCACTTCCCAATCCTTCATGGCCGGATGCAAATGCCGGAAGGCTTGCGCAATGGGATGAAACAGATGCATTTCAACACGGCGCTGCCACATTTCTACGGTTGCGCTGCCGAGTGCACCATTGCCGAAAAGTGCCGGCTCGGGCTGGAGCCCCTCAAAATAGCGGCATATGGCAACCGTTTCAGTCAAAACAGTCCCGTCGTCCAACTCCAGAACAGGCAGACGTTGCAGCGGGTTGAGACGTGTCAGCGTTTCAGACTTGTGCTCCATGTCGCCCATGTCGACCGGCTCGATCGGCACTTCAATCGCCTTCTCCGCAAGAAATATCCGCACGCGCCTCGGGTTGGGTGCCCGGCCACCATCATAGAGCTTCATGTTCTGCTCCCCTTACCTGAAAACCAACCCATGCCCCACTCCCAAAGGCGCCTCAATAAATCGCCGTCGCCGGTAAGTGGCTCTCCCTGATGTTGCTCTCGCCAATCGCGCGGCGCCTCGAAGCTGCCCGCCCATATGCCGTTCTGGGCCCTGCGCGCATCCGCTTCAACCGCATCATAATCGCCATAGGCCAATGCCCAGCCTGATGCTACGAGCGCCTCCCCCAGATCGGCATCCTGGACCCTACAGCGCGCGAGCAAGCGATCATAGCGATCACGCTGATAGCCCTCGCAAATGACCTCCCTACCACTCACCAGCTGGCGCAAAGCCCGAAGCGCCTCGCGCCCGCAAGCATAGTCCTTACCATCGCGGGTGCACCGTTGCTGTAATTCCGGAGCATCAATACCTTCCAGGCGAATGCGCTCGCCCGCGAGCGTCAGCGTATCGCCATCATGTACGATCACGTTACCTCTCAGCGTCTGCCCGCCAAGGCGTTGCACCCTGTCGACCAAGAGCGCAATTCCGCCCAACAACAAGAGTGTCAGCAGGATATCCGTGAAGCGAATTGATCTGCGGCCGCGGCTCCCTCTGTTTCGTCGGCCTCTCATGCTTTGAAGGGTCTCTTAATCATTCACGAATAAGTTGAGCAATGAATAGCGGGAATTCAATATCGGGTTATGGTGCCGGAAGCGTCAAAATCGGCCAACAAGTTCGCCGACAAGTTCATTGTGGACCGCACCAAGCCACATCGCAACAGCAATGTGGGGCTTGCCGTGCGGCGTACGCGCGACAGGCTGTCTCAAACTCTTGGGCCACCCGACTTCAATCGCGACATGCTGAAACTCCACGCGCGCGATATTGTCTCAAACGCCGTCAAGCCGACTTTACTCATACTGGCGATGAGCCTCGGCGGCATCTATCTTGGGCTTGATCCGATAGCCACATGTCTCTGGGCCCTCACCTGCCTTGTCTGTTATGCGCCGCTTTTCTTGCTCGCACGTCACGTGGAGCGGATGTTGGAAAACGAGATTGAAGTCACGCGCATGCGGCAATGGTTGTTTGCCGCCCATTTCATCAGCGGCCTTGGCTGGGCGTATTTCGCATATCTGTCTCTTCCTGCCAGCACATTCTCCGAACCACAAATCATGCAGGGCGCGCTTCTCCTTCTCGTCATCGCCGGGACCGCAATTGCGACGGCGACCCTGGGCGGTGCCCTGGTGGCAGCGTTCGCGCTTCCGATCTGCATGTTTGCCTTTAAAGTCAGCGAGGGCCCGACAACGGGTTCGATGATGATGTGTCTGGTTCTGGCGGCTTCGCTCCCATTTCTCGCCTACGTCGCACACCATCGAAATCGTGCCGCATTGACGCTGCTTTCGTTTCAAAGTGAGAAGAATGCGTTGGTAGGAGAGCTGGAAACTGCCAAATCCATGTCCGACGAAGCCCGCCGGCGCGCCGAGGAAGCCAATCTGGCAAAATCGCGCTTTCTCGCATCCATGAGCCATGAGCTTCGAACGCCGCTTAATGCCATTCTGGGATTCTCAGAAGTTATGGCAAACCAAGTTCTGGGACCGCTTGAGAACACCACGTATCGCGAATATGCGAACGATATTCACAGTTCCGGCAAACACCTGCTTAGTCTGATCAATGAGATACTCGATCTCTCGCGCATCGAAGCTGGGCGCTATCGGCTCAACGAAGAACCATTGTCCCTCGACGCGATTGTGGAGGATTGCTGCCGCCTGATGGAAATGAAGGCGCGTGGCAAGGACATTTCTTTCAGGATTGATGTCGAGCCCACTTTGTTGAGACTTTTTGCCGACGAACGCGCGGTTCGCCAGATCACACTCAATCTTCTGTCAAACGCGATCAAGTTCAGTCCGACGGGAAGTGCTGTCCACATCAGGGTTGGATGGACGGCAGGAGGCGGCCAATACATCGCGATAAAGGACAATGGTCCTGGCATCCCGGAGGACGAACTCGCAGTGGTGCTTTCCGCGTTCGGACAAGGTTCCATAGCCATCAAGAGCGCTGAACAGGGCACAGGCCTCGGCTTGCCTATTGTGCAGGGCCTGGCGGCTCTGCACAACGGCGTTTTCGAGCTCAATTCGAAACTTCGTTCAGGCACCGATGCCATCGTTGCCTTTCCGCGTTCGCGCGTGATGGAGGAACTCCCGGCTGTACCGACTGAGCGCAGGCGCTCAGCAAGCGGGAGTGTCTGAACCTGAATCTTGCGGAAATGGTTCGCTTAGTGCAGGCGCTTGGCGACCTCCGCGACGCCACCGGCAAGCGCGGCCGCTGACTTGACAAGCCCCGCCGCCACAGCACCTGCGCACCCCGCCTCCCCCGTAAACTGCAGCTCGAGCACTGGTTGAAGCGCAAGCTCCTCAGCCACCCATGCTTCAAACGGGTCGTGGCAGTTTGCGAGAGCGCAATGAGAAATCGCGTGCGGCGCTAATTTGTGGAGTACTGCAGCCGCCGCCAGAGCCGGCAAACCGTCCAGAATGACAGGAATGTTCTGAGCACGGGATGCAAGGATGGCGCCCGTAAGCGCGGAGATGTCCCGCCCCCCCAATCTCCGCAACACTTCGAGTGGGTCAGTCAGATGTTCGGCATGGTGTGAGAACGCTTCGGAAATAACATCCCCATCAGACTGGCTTAGCTGCGCTAACTCCCCATTCAAAAGAGTAAGAAGAATAGCCCTTGCGGCAACTGATGCCTGCTCTCCCAAAGCTCCGACGCAGAGTAGATCCCCTCCCTCGGCGGTGGCTTCCATCCCGAATGCGATCGTCGCAGCACAGGCCCGCTCGTCCAGAGAGGCATCGTTGCGCATGTCATTCGAGGGCAGATCAAGCGCCAGATCGAACACATTGAGAGAAAGGTCATTGGCCACGCACAGATGCGACACCGCGGCAGCCCCCGCTGCTACCGCATCCACTCGCGCCCGCTGCTCGGAAAGACCCGTATCGCTAAAACCATGGGTCGCCGCATAGAGTGCAACACCGGATTTGCCGATCAAGGGCGGCACTGCGCCCCGTGTGCGAGCGAGCCAGACGCCAATCTCGTGCAACCGCCCCAGCTCCTTGCCGGTGTAACCTGCTCGAGCGAATGCCTTCGACATCGCCGCGGCGGCCCCCTCGTCAGGTGCATTCAATTGCGAAAGCAGGGAGCGGACATCGTCGAAAGGCAATCCAGAAAAGGACATTGAGTTGTTTCCCGTTTGGTATCGCAAACGAGATAGCCACCAAGCGCGCCAAGCGCAATGGTACACCGACCGCTTGCGTCGATGGACATCATGCCCCATGTCTGTTGAAAATATTGGAAAGAAGATGGTCGACGTCAAATCTCCGTGCATCCTTGTTTGCTCAATCGATGTGATTTCCGGATGCTGCTTCGGTTGTGGACGCACGCGCGCTGAAATCGCAAATTGGCTCTCTATGAGTTCGCAGGAGCGCGACACGGTCATGGAGGAACTTTCTGCGCGCCTGGAACAGGTGGAACGTAGACCGCGCCGCGAAACCCGGCGCGCGCGCATCGCGCGCCAACGAATGGAGGGTCAATAGGAGCCATGCGCCTGTTCTGGTTGTTGATGTCGGCGCTTGGCGGAGGCTTGATCCTGCTGATTGCCAATCACGATTCTGGCCGGGTGTTTGGGCTTGAAAACTCGGCCTTCGCTGCCACCCTGTATCTAGGCCTCTGGGCAGCCGTCCTTATCGTGGGCTTCTTGGGGTCGGGACTGAGGATCGGAGACGTTGCAAGAACCCTCGCCTTCTGGGTTTTTCTGCTTCTGGCATTGGTGGCTGCCTATCAATACCGTTATGAACTTCAGGATTTTGCCAGTCGCGTAACGGCTGGCCTGATGCCCGGCAGCCCAATGACCACTGTCAGCAAGAACGGCCAAATCCATGTGATCGTTGAGCGATCCTCTAGCGGCCAGTTCGAGGTTATCGCAGACGTGAATGGCACCCGTCTGCGAATGCTGATCGACACGGGCGCCAGCAGCATGGTTTTGTCGGATGAAGATGCTCGCGCCGCAGGTTTCGAACCTGAGAGATTGCGCTTCGTAGTACCGGTGGCAACAGCAAATGGCACCACAGTTGTCGCCCGGGCAAGAGCTGATACGGTCAATGTAGGAGCCATTTCGCGCAATGACATCCCGATTTATATGGCACAAGCGGGGCGCCTTGACCAAAGCCTGCTCGGCATGAGCTTCATAAACACATTGAATGGCTTCGATCTGCGGGGCGACCGCATCGTTCTTCGCGACTGAGCACGGCATAAAACGGAGACAGGGTCTATTTGTAGACTGCATTCCTGGCGGATCTCGCATCGCGAGGGGCTGCACTCTGAACACGCGTTTCGACTTCCAAGTGATAGCGACGACCGACATCCCGCCATTCGTTCGCAATCAATCTGCGCAACGCACGCACACGCCTGTTCGCAAGTCGTCTTCCTTCACCTCCTTCCGCATAGACGAGACGAAGTGTCGAAGGCTCTTTTTCCAGAAGGTTGATGAGTTGTGAAACCTGGTGCTGCCACTCCGTCATGAGGTCATGTGCCCCCCGGACGAAGGCAGCATCGGTCAGGTCCACTCGCACCACGCGGCCGATTGAGGCTCCAAACATAAACTCCGATGCCTTGCCCGCCGTGAGGCGAACCACACGTGGATTTTCCGTCGTAAGGCGGTACCCGGATGGAAGCGAGCGCGGATCGAGCTTCATTATGTAATTGCTCCCGATCCGCCGATCGGGCAAATCCGCACAGGCGACATGGAAATGCCCGTGAACGTCTGCCGTGAGCAACAGGCCCTTGACCGTGGCGACCCGCACGCCAGGCAAGCCCGCCTCCCCGGCATCCTGGTATCCATTGCGGTTACGGTCGTCGAAGACCTTCCCAAGAATGTCACCACAATCGAAAACAGCTTCCACCACCACCTCAACGGTTGCTTCTGCAACTCGTGAAACGACTTCTCCAGATAGATCCTCTACCCAAGCCTGGTTTACATATTCTCCAGGCTTGGCAGCGGCGGTCACGCCCAGTTCGAGATCGATCAGAACCTCTCCTCCGGCAGGAAGGGCGACATCCTTAAATGTTAGCTTCCGCCCTTCCGCTACGGGTGTGACAGAACTGCCGTTCAACAAAGCAGAACCGCGTACAAACGTTAGCCCCGGGGGCGTCATGTCGGTGACGGTGATGGTACTGTCTGTCGAGAGGCCAAGGGACTTGACGCGGATCGTGTAAGGAACACGACCACCGCGTGCCACTTCCGCCATCGGGGTCTCATTGGCGATGGCATAGCCAGGCAGATCAACAACAGCTTCATCCTCGGGTGAGATCACCTCCTGCCCTACAGGACCTTTGCCTCTTGCAGTCGCAGTGTTCTTTCTGCCCCCTTCGATACCTTGCGCTTCGTCGATGTCACTTTGTGTCATCGTATTCGTCCCCTCGAATGTGATACTATCCCCTGCCCCCAATTCCCCAACAGCCGGTGTGAATGACGACAGTTTACCGCTACCTGGCTGTCCGTTGAAGCGAGGTCCGGGATCGGATGGAACTACATCTGTGGCGGTTACATTGCCGTCGTTTGTCACCTTGAACGTATAAGGAACGGTATCTCCCGGCTCGGCAAACTCTTCGTCGGCAGACTGAAGCTCACCATGTTTTTCCAGCGCTAGGGAGATATTTTGCGGCAACGGCGTCGGGGTTGCATCGTCAGGCTCCCTGTCTCCTTCCAAATCAACGTCAGCTGTCTCCTCAGGATCATCAGATATGTCGGAGACCGGCGTATTGTTGGGTGCAACGCCATCCGCGGTGGCGGTCGCGACGATCCCGCCAGCATCGATGTCGGCCTGAGTGATCTCGTAGGCCCCGGTCAAATCGGTTTTGTTGTCCCTTGGGAGCAGCAAGGCAATCGGAGTATTGGAGAGCGCGATTTTGTCATCCGTCACGACAATGTCCGTGAGCGTCACGTTGCCAGTATTTTCGACGCTGAAAGTATAGTTGATCAGTTGCCCCGCATCCGCCAGTCCATTGCCATTGGTATCTTCCAGCTCCCCTTGCTTGACAAAATCGTCGTCGGGATTGGGTGGGAACATTACACTGGTAGGGTTCTCGTCTACGCCTGCCGCATCACTGGAAATTTCGCTGAAAAGATTGCCGTTCTCATCCGTCCCTTCTGCGGTCGCCTGATTGGACAATTCACCCGCATCAATGTCCTCTTGTGTGAGTGTGTAGGTCAGCGTGTAAGTGGCCGTCTCCCCCTCAACCAGCGTGCCTTCGGAGGAACCGGATGACGCGGATACGAATGTCGGACCGCTGTCAGCCGTCAGGGGCGTACCGTCAGCACGCGCCAGGTTCTCTTCGCTGATCGCAACGCCGGTCAATGAACCGATACCTTGGTTCTCTACAGTCATCGTGAAGGTCAAGACATCGCCAGCTTTATCACCCTCCGAAACCGTTTTGATAATCTCAATGACCTCCGCGCCCAAGACGAAACTAATCAGGCAGTTGGAGGTGCCCTCTGCGGCAACGTCAAGGGTTTGCGAGCTCGACACGGCAGTGAAGACAAAAACAGACTGTTCCCAAGCAGTCGTATCGGGAAACATGATTGTTTCATTGGCACCGCTTGTCGTCAGCTTGAGCCCTTCACAGGCACTTGGGTGATTGCCGGCAGCCGATGCGCGTCCAATCCCATAGAGCGGAATTCGATATGTACGGCCAGGTACAAGCCCGTTGATCGTGGTGAGGATGGATTCGTAATAGTCTGGTCCGCCGATCATGGAGAGGAACGTCGTATCACCTGTTGGAACGGCCGGCAGTGGCGCGTCATCCCAGGCATAGGTTGCGCCCCACTCCTCAGGCGTCGAACAATCCGGACTGCCTTCCCCGTCCGTCCATCCGGCAGGCGTCTGACCGATACCCGGCGTACAGGGTGACGTGGGCGGAATGTCCTGCGCGTTCGTCTGCCCCACGCCAAAAGTGATGGAGCCAAAGGCAATGAGAAGAACAAGCACCATCACGCGAACTGCCAATCCCGCCCATAGGCTCATCTGCAGTTTCCAGCCGGTTATGGGGCTAAAACATCCCCTCAATGGACCAATTTTTCTTTCCCTCTGATGTTTCGACAGACCACATGTAGCCCAGCCAAAATTTTGATGGGAACTAATTGTTTTTAACACCCCGTGCTGCTCAAGTGATGTCGTCTGGTGAATTCTCAACATGACAAGCCTCATCATACCATCGTTCATGGTTCGGTTTCTGATTAGGCCTCCTGGCCAGACGCGAAACTTGAGACTGGGACACTGGTCGTTCGAACGGCAAAGGAATTTGCGAGCACTAGGGCAGGCGCACGCGGCACACGAGTTACAGAGAGGTAGCGTTACAGTTGAGGCTCTCTAATGCGCTTTCCTCTGCAGGTGCCGCAATCATTTGAACTTTTCTTGTTGGGCGGAGGGCTCCACGCTCTGAGGCTGAAATCGCGTTTCAATCGCCAGGTGATAGCCTCGCCCGGCTCGGCCCCATGCCGCAGCAATCATCCGGCGGATTTCCCGCAAGCGCTTCAGTGCCGTCCGGTTGTTATCCTCGGAACCCGTATAGATGAGGCGCAGAACGGACGGCTCCTGATCGAGCAGCACTATCATTTGATTGATTTGCCGTTCCCATTGCGGGTTCAACTTCGCGGAGCCTTGCAAAAACGCTGCGTCGGTCAGATCGAGTCGAACCACACGGCCGATTGTCGCGCCGAACAGGAACTCCGACCCCTTACCGGCTGTGAGCCTTACCACACGTGGATTCTCCGTGGTGAGACGGTAGCCGGAAGGCAATGACCGAGGATCAAGCTTCAGAATGTAGTTCGCGCCAATCCTTTGATCAGGCAGATCCGCACAGGCGACATGGAAGCGCCCTTGAGCGTCTGATGTCAGCAACAGGCCTTTTATCGTCGCGAGCCTCACCCCCGGCAGACCTGGCTCGTTTTCCTCCTGGTATCCATTCCGGTTCCTGTCATCGAACACCTTTCCGATGATGTCGCCGCAATCGAAAACAGCTTCGACAACCACCTCTACGACTGCCGTTGCAATACGGGAAGCAACGCCTCCTTCCGTCGTTTCCACCCAGGCCTTGTTTACGTACTCTCCAGGCTTGGCGGCTCCAGTCACGACGAGGTCGAGCTCAACAATTGCCGCTTCGTCAGGGGATAGTGTGACGTTTTCGAATGTCAGTCTGCGGCCTTCGACCAATGGCTCTGCAGCATTGCCGTTCAGCTTCGCGCTTCCACGGGCGAATGTCAGCCCCGCCGGTGTCATGTCGATGATTTTGACAGCGCTGCCGCCGGCAGACCCAAGCTGCTTCACGGTGATCGTGTAGGGAACCCGATCACCACGCCGCACCTCCGCCAGCGGTGTCGTTTTGCCAACAGCGTAGCCCGGCAACACCACGGTAGCCCCTGCAACCGGTGAGAAGACTTCCCGCCCATCC
This region includes:
- a CDS encoding retropepsin-like aspartic protease family protein produces the protein MRLFWLLMSALGGGLILLIANHDSGRVFGLENSAFAATLYLGLWAAVLIVGFLGSGLRIGDVARTLAFWVFLLLALVAAYQYRYELQDFASRVTAGLMPGSPMTTVSKNGQIHVIVERSSSGQFEVIADVNGTRLRMLIDTGASSMVLSDEDARAAGFEPERLRFVVPVATANGTTVVARARADTVNVGAISRNDIPIYMAQAGRLDQSLLGMSFINTLNGFDLRGDRIVLRD
- a CDS encoding DUF7507 domain-containing protein; this encodes MNDGMMRLVMLRIHQTTSLEQHGVLKTISSHQNFGWATCGLSKHQRERKIGPLRGCFSPITGWKLQMSLWAGLAVRVMVLVLLIAFGSITFGVGQTNAQDIPPTSPCTPGIGQTPAGWTDGEGSPDCSTPEEWGATYAWDDAPLPAVPTGDTTFLSMIGGPDYYESILTTINGLVPGRTYRIPLYGIGRASAAGNHPSACEGLKLTTSGANETIMFPDTTAWEQSVFVFTAVSSSQTLDVAAEGTSNCLISFVLGAEVIEIIKTVSEGDKAGDVLTFTMTVENQGIGSLTGVAISEENLARADGTPLTADSGPTFVSASSGSSEGTLVEGETATYTLTYTLTQEDIDAGELSNQATAEGTDENGNLFSEISSDAAGVDENPTSVMFPPNPDDDFVKQGELEDTNGNGLADAGQLINYTFSVENTGNVTLTDIVVTDDKIALSNTPIALLLPRDNKTDLTGAYEITQADIDAGGIVATATADGVAPNNTPVSDISDDPEETADVDLEGDREPDDATPTPLPQNISLALEKHGELQSADEEFAEPGDTVPYTFKVTNDGNVTATDVVPSDPGPRFNGQPGSGKLSSFTPAVGELGAGDSITFEGTNTMTQSDIDEAQGIEGGRKNTATARGKGPVGQEVISPEDEAVVDLPGYAIANETPMAEVARGGRVPYTIRVKSLGLSTDSTITVTDMTPPGLTFVRGSALLNGSSVTPVAEGRKLTFKDVALPAGGEVLIDLELGVTAAAKPGEYVNQAWVEDLSGEVVSRVAEATVEVVVEAVFDCGDILGKVFDDRNRNGYQDAGEAGLPGVRVATVKGLLLTADVHGHFHVACADLPDRRIGSNYIMKLDPRSLPSGYRLTTENPRVVRLTAGKASEFMFGASIGRVVRVDLTDAAFVRGAHDLMTEWQHQVSQLINLLEKEPSTLRLVYAEGGEGRRLANRRVRALRRLIANEWRDVGRRYHLEVETRVQSAAPRDARSARNAVYK